A section of the Babesia microti strain RI chromosome I, complete genome genome encodes:
- a CDS encoding tripartite motif protein, putative (overlaps_old_locusTagID:BBM_I00625), whose protein sequence is MSDSFREVAREVERLEWADSESSLAILENFRCPNHYKLPIQYFCLDCLIPCVCSECALSRHSNCNVKTLPEAFSTVLHEYVRKWAAKLSARKQNLETTFLDLLEDRKVEWSEKLQIAKLQVSKSNSQMTQTIMESKDKITNLFTNKITDFISQCKKDEDLTLNLTKHLRDNASMLRDRTSGKYNDIELLTFFNQNAEMLRRILSGRDAQSSYLRLVQTPSQRESELKRITAQLDNIQSTLEDVSEFVKNATTCVN, encoded by the coding sequence ATGTCCGATAGTTTTAGAGAGGTTGCCAGAGAAGTTGAAAGGTTAGAATGGGCAGACAGTGAGTCATCCCTGGCAATTTTGGAAAACTTTCGATGTCCAAACCATTACAAATTGCCCATACAATATTTCTGTTTGGACTGTTTGATCCCTTGTGTGTGTAGCGAATGCGCACTGTCAAGACACTCTAATTGTAACGTCAAAACGCTACCGGAGGCCTTTTCAACTGTACTACATGAGTATGTACGCAAATGGGCTGCTAAACTATCTGCTAGAAAACAGAATTTGGAAACTACCTTCCTAGATCTATTGGAGGATAGGAAGGTAGAGTGGAGCGAGAAGCTgcaaattgcaaaattgcAAGTTTCAAAGAGTAATTCACAAATGACTCAAACTATCATGGAATCAAAGGACAaaataaccaatttattCACTAATAAGATCACCGACTTTATATCGCAATGTAAGAAGGATGAGGACTTGACACTGAATTTAACTAAACACTTACGAGACAATGCAAGTATGCTGAGAGACAGAACTTCTGGTAAATATAACGATATagaattattaacattttttaaccAGAACGCAGAGATGTTGAGGCGAATTCTTTCAGGCCGTGATGCCCAGTCATCGTATCTGAGATTGGTACAAACGCCATCGCAACGCGAGAGTGAACTTAAACGTATAACAGCTCAGTTGGACAATATCCAAAGCACACTTGAAGATGTTAgtgaatttgttaaaaatgcTACCACTTGTGTCAACTAA
- a CDS encoding hypothetical protein (overlaps_old_locusTagID:BBM_I00620), producing MLHRFSSSANTLITEPSTLLHNKDYNISAINNCNHPNNYTNRLDRLRDKFDEQLKRFTTKSTKRMDENTIKLLGISFRRENIKTAAAFFAAGAVGAHLIGRVVRAAAMAGTASYLTLYYLNKYGFISIHWDKVNEESDALMTDTKQYIQDQLKDDSLMTKISRFINNSDNAIYVLSVFGGILFGIIFL from the exons ATGCTTCACAGATTTAGCAGCAGTGCTAACACATTAATTACCGAACCATCAACACTACTACACAATAAGGACTACAACATTAGCGCcattaacaattgtaatCACCCTAACAACTACACTAACAGATTGGACAGGTTGAGGGATAAATTTGACGAACAATTAAAGAGATTTACGACTAAATCTACCAAAAGGATGGATGAAAATACGATTAAACTCTTAGGCATAAGTTTCCGCAGGgaaaatataaaaacaGCAGCAGCATTTTTTGCCGCTGGAGCTGTTGGTGCCCATTTGATCGGCAGGGTAGTAAGAGCCGCAGCTATGGCTGGTACGGCGTCATACTTAACTTTATAT TATTTAAATAAGTATGGATTTATAAGCATACATTGGGACAAGGTGAATGAGGAATCGGACGCACTGATGACGGATACCAAACAGTACATCCAAGATCAGCTGAAGGATGACTCTCTTatgacaaaaatttcaagGTTCATTAACAATTCTGATAACGCAATTTATGTACTATCTGTTTTTGGGGGCATTCTCTTCGGAATTATCTTTTTGTGA
- a CDS encoding conserved Plasmodium protein, unknown function (overlaps_old_locusTagID:BBM_I00615) — protein MENYFSKQINHERFEKNNQIRRRNIHSDQQNFENDINNISSHHGSKLVGHVTDIHGHNAQIHECTMDNNMIHTGTPYMSNSLSPKSGLFLPNLSNLKISRLKKAGKVCVKTIRRKLNSIVQVYDSQNLMHNGITAKEASDAMALGPIKSHREFAMLTENLLAWGGGTYITQFVSIKNFAELTPLSFFENQIINQHIAIRLVDYMCDLPVCKKFTVKYINWKLRFSKIPEEYILSVEYLGFCIKNLGAGFPTFITRSLMRSLGKLLKITTFKYSLARDMKKQFAKIISGSSGHQGVATDPRIHALKSKILFTIQLCHDAFLMQQALYPDFFLEYRRMRMKGIKFPRIPPGSRYMIKDVELITSSRELKLPIDMNVLADISNIVSRFSNGEDDENLKSMLTLSKGKILESINILSDMSIQEFNEIQFIKDGNLQYEDFMDKLFKLNDSIDELLSSPKVLQDLLQFDSNEEDEEEEKMNKELAEIFSMPYNVFEPVSVESVSANEYSCPTLPNDNAWSTTRNGDDDFGSKQTELSSYYQHTSSTLTNNLTYHQQHDSSNEQATYLNTVASNGSGKSNGEDEGDDNGNESGYESNNENDYSNAEEPKYASNKLNLDEIMKTLDQIQSEL, from the exons aTGGAGAATTACTTTTCcaaacaaataaatcatgAACGATTTGAAAAAAACAATCAGATTAGGAGGAGAAATATTCACTCTGAccaacaaaattttgaaaatgatataaacAATATCTCTTCACATCATGGATCGAAGTTAGTTGGCCATGTTACAGACATACACGGGCATAACGCGCAAATTCATGAATGCACAATGGATAACAACATGATTCACACCGGAACTCCCTATATGAGCAACTCCTTATCCCCCAAATCTGGACTATTTTTGCCCAACCtgtcaaatttgaaaattagTCGCTTGAAAAAGGCCGGTAAGGTTTGTGTCAAGACTATCAGAAGGAAGTTGAACTCCATAGTGCAGGTCTATGATTCACAAAATCTTATGCATAATGGAATAACTGCTAAGGAGGCATCAGATGCTATGGCATTAGGGCCCATAAAATCCCATCGCGAATTTGCCATGTTAACCGAAAATTTGTTGGCTTGGGGCGGTGGTACGTATATCACTCAATTCGTCagtatcaaaaattttgcagAATTGACACCACTATCTTTTTTTGAAaaccaaattatcaacCAACACATTGCAATTAGATTGGTTGATTACATGTGTGATCTACCAGTGTGTAAGAAATTTACcgtcaaatatataaattggaaGCTTCGGTTTTCCAAGATTCCCGAAGAATACATACTTTCGGTTGAATATCTTGGATTTTGTATTAAAAACTTAGGCGCAGGATTTCCTACATTCATAACAAGGTCACTAATGAGGTCTCTGGGCAAATTGCTAAAGATAACTACTTTTAAATACTCTTTGGCACGGGATATGAAGAAACAATTCgctaaaataatttctggCTCTTCTGGCCATCAGGGAGTGGCTACAGACCCCCGGATACAT GCTCTTAAAAGTAAAATACTATTTACAATCCAACTATGCCACGATGCTTTCCTTATGCAACAAGCTTTATACCCCGACTTCTTCCTAGAATACAGAAGAATGCGCATGAAAG gcataAAATTCCCAAGGATCCCTCCTGGATCTCGTTACATGATCAAGGATGTTGAACTGATTACATCGTCTAGggaattaaaattgccaattgaCATGAATGTACTAGCTGACATTTCTAATATTGTAAGTAGGTTTTCAAATGGGgaggatgatgaaaatttaaagTCAATGTTAACTTTGAGTAAGGGGAAGATTTTAGAATCAATCAACATCCTTTCAGACATGAGCATTCAGGAATTCAATGAGATTCAATTCATAAAGGATGGAAACCTACAGTATGAAGATTTTATGGACAAACTGTTTAAACTAAACGACTCCATTGATGAATTACTTTCAAGTCCAAAAGTTTTGCAAGATTTACTACAGTTTGATTCGAATGAGGAGGATGAAGAAGAAGAGAAGATGAACAAGGAACTGGctgaaattttttcaatgcCATACAATGTATTTGAACCAGTATCAGTTGAATCTGTTAGTGCCAATGAATACTCCTGTCCCACACTCCCCAATGATAATGCATGGTCTACGACTAGGAATGGAGATGATGACTTTGGTTCCAAACAAACTGAACTATCTTCATACTACCAACATACTTCTTCCACACTTACCAACAACTTAACATACCACCAACAACACGATTCTTCCAATGAACAGGCAACATACTTAAATACAGTTGCGTCAAATGGTTCAGGCAAATCTAATGGTGAGGATGAGGGTGATGACAATGGTAATGAATCAGGATATGAAAGTAACAATGAAAATGACTATTCAAATGCCGAAGAACCAAAATATGCCAGCAATAAACTGAATCTAGATGAAATAATGAAGACGCTGGATCAAATACAAAGCGAGCTGTGA
- a CDS encoding smad nuclear-interacting protein 1 (overlaps_old_locusTagID:BBM_I00630) encodes MDRHSDIYDSTSSSSSSSSSSSSRSRSRSRSKSRSRSTSFPPEPSDKPQKIEPSFEPSGLLAAETNERNGIIIKYTIPPESRMPDKKWRLYMFKSQVDTTSDAGPDKIIHLSNQEYYLIGKEPRVCDLPVYHSSISKQHAVIQFRLRGSEVLPYLIDLGSTNGTFLNGEKIEPSRYYQLLEKDSIKFAYSSREYILLHLDS; translated from the exons ATGGATAGACATTCTGACATATATGACTCTACAAGTTCTAGTTCTAGTTCTAGTTCTAGTTCTAGTTCTAGGTCAAGGTCAAGGTCAAGGTCAAAATCTAGATCTAGATCAACTTCCTTTCCACCCGAACCTAGCGATAAGCCCCAAAAGa TTGAACCTTCGTTTGAACCATCGGGCCTTTTAGCCGCTGAAACCAATGAAAGGAATGGAATAATTATCAAG TATACAATACCGCCGGAATCCAGAATGCCCGATAAGAAATGGCGGTTATATATGTTCAAATCACAAGTAGATACCACATCTGATGCGGGACctgataaaataatacacTTATCCAATCAAGAATATTACCTAATTGGCAAAGAACCGAGGGTTTGTGATTTACCGGTTTATCATTCCTCTATATCAAAACAACATGCAGTCATACAATTTCGTCTTCGAGGCAGCGAAGTATT ACCATATTTGATAGATCTTGGGAGTACAAATGGTACCTTTTTGAACGGTGAAAAAATTGAACCGAGTAGGTACTATCAGTTGCTTGAGAAGGACAGCATCAAGTTTGCTTATTCATCAAGGGAGTATATTCTATTGCACTTGGATTCCTAA
- a CDS encoding DNA-directed RNA polymerase subunit alpha (overlaps_old_locusTagID:BBM_I00605), which produces MSIRQCRLLIFLHTILNFYIQYTYTFTCANNCRLNTPYYKNILYRNKKTCRLYEKQSNFPYGELPPLETDDYRPWSMDAIEDLKPKEDYIPRHYTLKEIEEFFIKHNKNVRKNVKKVSMSEYSKFTGSNIKSYGFKIKQIQPLRHHRGKIFTFYYLHSLHTDVMARLMNAFHRIVHRFTGGGRATALRIPGLVNECYNVVGLREDYFDLCNNLRNVILRNVPASATFEKPLIGKFRIKGPMIVVAGHMKFDESSSENAKNVEIINKNQYICTLSPNSYLAMDVKIEYMDRYVMTEYGPESINRDITDDGFIHFNSEVKPVEIFGYSGERRGLNMDILTEFVTLQLHTDGTITPRMVLIRAASFMRHWVQQSLKAIHTDFGYDVYAIRDEQNKDIEEYTNPEMYTNVPWNPYRRPREKVMQKVKWFYRNDVLRQYRIDPESKIAKQEQYEKWKKLLETKPDTIMDNICIQEQIKKNREQFFREFENVPHWVFQDPLGPGDISQKKIF; this is translated from the exons ATGTCAATTAGACAATGCAGACTACTCATTTTTTTACACACAATCCTAAATTTCTACATTCAATATACATACACCTTCACATGTGCGAACAATTGTAGACTAAACACGCCTTATTACAAAAACATTTTATATCGCAATAAAAAAACATGCCGCCTATATGAAAAACAATCAAATTTCCCCTATGGGGAATTACCTCCCCTTGAGACCGATGATTATAGACCAT GGTCAATGGATGCTATTGAAGATTTGAAACCGAAGGAGGATTATATCCCGAGGCATTACACATTGAAAGAGATTGAAGAATTCTTCATTAAACAcaat AAAAATGTTAGAAAGAATGTCAAGAAAGTATCTATGAGTGAATATTCTAAGTTT ACTGGCAGTAATATTAAGAGTTATggatttaaaataaaacaaatCCAACCCTTAAGGCATCATCGTGGCAAGATCTTCACATTCTATTACCTTCATTCTTTGCATACGGATGTTATGGCTAGGCTTATGAATGCTTTCCACAGGATTGTACATAGGTTTACTGGAGGAGGAAGGGCCACCGCCCTTAGGATACCCGGACTGGTTAATGAATGCTATAATGTCGTTGGCTTGAGGGAAGATTATTTTGACCTTTGTAATAATCTAAGGAACGTCATTTTACGTAATGTACCTGCGTCTGCCACATTTGAGAAGCCTTTGATAG GAAAATTCCGAATCAAAGGGCCAATGATTGTCGTCGCAGGGCACATGAAATTCGACGAATCTAGCAGCGAGAATGCCAAAAATGTCGAGATTATCAACAAAAATCAGTACATTTGTACACTATCACCTAATAGCTATTTGGCCATGGATGTAAAGATTGAATACATGGATAGGTATGTCATGACCGAGTATGGCCCAGAATCGATTAATCGAGACATAACAGACGATGGTTTTATCCATTTTAACAGCGAAGTTAAACCAGTAGAAATTTTTGGTTATTCTGGAGAAAGACGAGGTCTAAATATGGATATATTGACTGAGTTTGTAACTTTGCAATTGCACACAGATGGCACAATAACTCCAAGAATGGTTCTTATTCGTGCTGCTTCTTTCATGCGACATTGGGTACAACAGTCACTTAAAGCTATACATACAGATTTCGGATATGATGTATATGCCATAAGGGATGAACAAAATAAAGATATCGAAGAATACACAAACCCCGAAAT GTACACAAATGTGCCGTGGAATCCTTACAGGAGACCCCGGGAAAAAGTTATGCAAAAGGTCAAGTGGTTCTATCGCAATGATGTGTTAAGACAGTATCGCATAGATCCAGAATCAAAGATTGCCAAACAGGAGCAGTACGAGAAGTGGAAGAAACTACTAGAGACAAAACCTGACACAATAATGGACAATATATGCATTCAAGAACAGATAAAGAAGAATAGGGAACAATTTTTCAGGGAATTTGAAAACGTTCCACATTGGGTATTTCAAGATCCTCTAGGCCCCGGAGATATCAGTCAAAAGAAGATTTTCTAG
- a CDS encoding Scd6-like Sm domain (overlaps_old_locusTagID:BBM_I00635): MNASVPYLGYRISLLSNSDIRYEGILSGIDSNEATVTLRNVRSMGTEGRTPHREILPSPEIYDCIVFRGQNIKDLTVCGNDSLTDIYQDPAIISAQPIGNGIGDDRLDENIQNFYSYGKNDDCKNTMATHPGSWGNVYHQPIYTAKDLIDNTINLKNNYTDVSNEDCGNKEQIGGKLDKKESQPISDKKSNLNKSSNGRNNNSSSDMKRINSQQTSNNANKNNKGQFKDEFDFEQSNANFKKEQRVVKPIYQRSNFFDNISSDIQEVVKERGNQRKLDLDTFGESAQNYRPRRYNNQKKFKRNYQSNNHHHVNVSGNMCKKTDGT; this comes from the exons ATGAACGCTTCTGTTCCCTACCTTGGATATCGCATATCTCTGCTCTCAAATTCTGACATCCGATATGAAGGAATTCTTTCCGGTATTGATAGCAATGAAGCTACTGTGACGCTTAGAAACGTGCGTTCCATGGGCACCGAAGGACGAACTCCACATAGAGAAATTCTTCCTTCTCCCGAAATATATGATTGTATAGTTTTCAGAG gtCAAAACATCAAAGATTTGACCGTATGTGGAAACGATTCTCTTACGGATATATATCAAGATCCAGCAATTATTAGTGCTCAACCCATTGGTAATGGGATTGGCGATGATAGATTGGATGAAAACATCCAAAACTTCTACTCATATGGCAAAAATGACGAttgcaaaaatacaatGGCAACCCATCCCGGAAGTTGGGGTAATGTATACCATCAACCCATATACACGGCTAAGGATCTTATCGACAACACAATCAAccttaaaaataattatacagATGTAAGCAATGAGGATTGCGGAAATAAGGAACAAATTGGTGGAAAGTTGGATAAAAAGGAGTCCCAGCCAATAAGTGACAAGAAAAGCAATCTGAATAAAAGCAGCAACGGGCGCAATAATAACAGCTCATCAGATATGAAAAGGATAAATTCACAGCAAACAAGCAATAAcgcaaataaaaataataaggGCCAGTTCAAAGATGAATTCGACTTTGAACAATCAAATGCTAATTTCAAGAAAGAGCAACGTGTTGTAAAACCTATCTATCAAcgttcaaatttttttgataacATTTCTTCTGATATACAAGAG GTTGTTAAAGAAAGAGGTAATCAAAGAAAACTTGACCTCGATACATTTGGTGAATCTGCACAGAATTATAGGCCCAGGagatataataatcaaaaaaagTTTAAAAGAAACTATCAGAGTAATAATCATCATCATGTGAATGTTAGTGGtaatatgtgtaaaaaaaCTGATGGAACTTGA